Proteins co-encoded in one Maylandia zebra isolate NMK-2024a linkage group LG16, Mzebra_GT3a, whole genome shotgun sequence genomic window:
- the mid1 gene encoding E3 ubiquitin-protein ligase Midline-1 isoform X2 encodes METLESELTCPICLELFEDPLLLPCAHSLCFNCAHRILVSHCTPSEPIQSISAFQCPTCRYVITLNQRGLEGLKRNVTLQNIIDRYQKASLSGPNSPNETRRERAVPDSTAMTSPCNRVQCQFCEQDPPQDAVKTCVTCEVSYCEECLKATHPNKKPFTGHRLIEPLLDSHLRGLMCLEHEDEKVNMYCVTDEQLICALCKLVGRHRDHQVAALSDRYDKLKQALDSNLSNLIKRTSELESLMGKLIQTCQHVEVNASRQENKLQEECDLLINIIQQRRQIIATKIKEGKSVRLRKLAQQIAGCKQCIERSSSLITQADQTLKETDHARFLQTAKSICERVSMATASSQILLPEINLNDTFDTFALDFTREKKMLESLDYLTAPNPPVIREELCTASYDTITVHWTSDDEFSVVSYELQYAIFTSQSNVVSLCKSADSWMIVPNIKQNHYTVHGLQCGTKYIFIVKAINQAGTRSSEPGKLKTNSQPFKLEPKSAHRKLRVSHDNLTVERDETSSKKSHSQDRFSSHSSYGVTGNVYIDSGRHYWEALIGGSTWFAVGIAYKSAPKHEWVGKNSASWVMSRCNNSWVVRHNSKEIPIEPSPHLRRLGVLLDYDSGSLSFYDAVGSQHLYTFDIDFAQPVCPVFNVWNRCLTILSGLPIPDHLEGTDYNN; translated from the exons ATGGAAACGCTGGAGTCTGAGTTGACCTGCCCAATCTGCCTGGAGCTTTTCGAGGACCCACTGCTGTTACCCTGCGCTCACAGTCTTTGTTTCAATTGCGCCCACCGAATCCTGGTCTCCCACTGCACCCCCAGCGAGCCAATTCAGTCCATCAGCGCCTTTCAGTGCCCCACCTGTCGCTATGTCATCACCCTCAATCAGAGGGGCTTAGAGGGACTCAAACGCAACGTCACTCTGCAGAATATCATCGACCGCTACCAGAAAGCTTCTTTAAGTGGACCCAACTCTCCTAACGAGACTCGGCGTGAGCGAGCCGTCCCTGACAGCACAGCCATGACGTCCCCCTGCAACCGGGTCCAGTGTCAGTTCTGCGAACAGGACCCTCCACAGGATGCCGTGAAGACTTGCGTCACCTGCGAGGTGTCATACTGCGAGGAGTGTCTCAAGGCCACCCATCCAAATAAAAAGCCTTTCACGGGACACCGTCTAATCGAGCCCTTGCTTGACTCACATCTACGAGGGCTTATGTGTCTGGAGCACGAGGACGAGAAGGTCAACATGTACTGTGTGACGGACGAGCAGCTGATCTGCGCATTGTGTAAGCTAGTTGGCCGACACCGAGACCACCAAGTCGCAGCCCTCAGTGACCGATATGACAAACTCAAG CAAGCCTTGGATTCCAACCTCAGCAATCTAATAAAGAGGACCAGTGAGTTGGAAAGTCTGATGGGCAAACTTATCCAAACCTGCCAACATGTGGAG GTAAATGCATCGCGACAAGAAAACAAGCTGCAGGAAGAGTGTGACCTGCTGATTAATATCATACAGCAGCGAAGACAAATCATAGCTACCAAGATAAAGGAGGGCAAG TCTGTGAGGCTGAGGAAGCTAGCCCAGCAGATAGCCGGCTGCAAGCAGTGCATTGAGAGGTCCTCCTCGCTCATCACCCAGGCTGACCAAACCCTCAAGGAGACAGACCACGCTCGCTTTCTTCAGACAGCTAAAAGTATCTGCGAGAG AGTGTCTATGGCAACAGCATCCTCCCAAATCCTGTTACCAGAAATTAACCTGAATGACACATTTGATACTTTTGCTTTGGACTTCACAAGGGAGAAGAAAATGCTAGAAAGCTTAGATTACCTCACAG CGCCAAATCCACCAGTAATCCGCGAGGAACTCTGTACAGCTTCATATGACACGATCACGGTTCACTGGACATCAGATGATGAATTCTCTGTTGTATCATACGAGCTACAGTATGCCATCTTCACCAGCCAATCTAATGTTGTCA GTTTGTGTAAATCTGCTGATAGCTGGATGATAGTACCAAACATCAAGCAAAATCACTACACGGTGCACGGACTCCAGTGTGGCACCAAGTACATTTTCATAGTGAAAGCAATAAACCAGGCTGGAACCCGCAGCAGTGAACCAGGGAAACTCAAGACAAACA GTCAGCCATTCAAACTGGAACCAAAGTCTGCTCACCGGAAGCTGAGGGTGTCCCATGACAACCTGACAGTAGAGAGGGATGAGACATCGTCCAAGAAGAGCCATAGTCAGGACCGCTTCTCCAGCCACAGCAGCTACGGTGTCACGGGAAATGTCTACATCGACAGTGGGCGCCATTACTGGGAGGCTCTGATTGGGGGAAGCACATG GTTTGCAGTAGGAATTGCGTACAAGTCAGCGCCGAAACACGAGTGGGTCGGCAAAAACTCAGCCTCCTGGGTAATGTCTCGCTGCAACAACTCATGGGTGGTGCGTCACAACAGTAAAGAGATTCCCATCGAGCCCTCTCCCCACTTGCGGCGTCTCGGGGTGTTGTTGGACTATGATTCTGGATCTCTGTCTTTTTATGACGCTGTTGGTTCTCAGCACTTGTATACGTTTGACATTGACTTTGCTCAGCCAGTCTGCCCTGTGTTCAATGTTTGGAACAGATGCCTAACAATCCTGAGTGGACTGCCTATCCCCGATCACTTAGAGGGAACAGACTACAATAACTGA
- the mid1 gene encoding E3 ubiquitin-protein ligase Midline-1 isoform X1: METLESELTCPICLELFEDPLLLPCAHSLCFNCAHRILVSHCTPSEPIQSISAFQCPTCRYVITLNQRGLEGLKRNVTLQNIIDRYQKASLSGPNSPNETRRERAVPDSTAMTSPCNRVQCQFCEQDPPQDAVKTCVTCEVSYCEECLKATHPNKKPFTGHRLIEPLLDSHLRGLMCLEHEDEKVNMYCVTDEQLICALCKLVGRHRDHQVAALSDRYDKLKKSPGRFLCVGRDHSFQEAEQQALDSNLSNLIKRTSELESLMGKLIQTCQHVEVNASRQENKLQEECDLLINIIQQRRQIIATKIKEGKSVRLRKLAQQIAGCKQCIERSSSLITQADQTLKETDHARFLQTAKSICERVSMATASSQILLPEINLNDTFDTFALDFTREKKMLESLDYLTAPNPPVIREELCTASYDTITVHWTSDDEFSVVSYELQYAIFTSQSNVVSLCKSADSWMIVPNIKQNHYTVHGLQCGTKYIFIVKAINQAGTRSSEPGKLKTNSQPFKLEPKSAHRKLRVSHDNLTVERDETSSKKSHSQDRFSSHSSYGVTGNVYIDSGRHYWEALIGGSTWFAVGIAYKSAPKHEWVGKNSASWVMSRCNNSWVVRHNSKEIPIEPSPHLRRLGVLLDYDSGSLSFYDAVGSQHLYTFDIDFAQPVCPVFNVWNRCLTILSGLPIPDHLEGTDYNN, encoded by the exons ATGGAAACGCTGGAGTCTGAGTTGACCTGCCCAATCTGCCTGGAGCTTTTCGAGGACCCACTGCTGTTACCCTGCGCTCACAGTCTTTGTTTCAATTGCGCCCACCGAATCCTGGTCTCCCACTGCACCCCCAGCGAGCCAATTCAGTCCATCAGCGCCTTTCAGTGCCCCACCTGTCGCTATGTCATCACCCTCAATCAGAGGGGCTTAGAGGGACTCAAACGCAACGTCACTCTGCAGAATATCATCGACCGCTACCAGAAAGCTTCTTTAAGTGGACCCAACTCTCCTAACGAGACTCGGCGTGAGCGAGCCGTCCCTGACAGCACAGCCATGACGTCCCCCTGCAACCGGGTCCAGTGTCAGTTCTGCGAACAGGACCCTCCACAGGATGCCGTGAAGACTTGCGTCACCTGCGAGGTGTCATACTGCGAGGAGTGTCTCAAGGCCACCCATCCAAATAAAAAGCCTTTCACGGGACACCGTCTAATCGAGCCCTTGCTTGACTCACATCTACGAGGGCTTATGTGTCTGGAGCACGAGGACGAGAAGGTCAACATGTACTGTGTGACGGACGAGCAGCTGATCTGCGCATTGTGTAAGCTAGTTGGCCGACACCGAGACCACCAAGTCGCAGCCCTCAGTGACCGATATGACAAACTCAAG AAATCTCCCGGCCGCTTTCTCTGTGTGGGGCGTGATCATTCGTTCCAGGAGGCAGAGCAG CAAGCCTTGGATTCCAACCTCAGCAATCTAATAAAGAGGACCAGTGAGTTGGAAAGTCTGATGGGCAAACTTATCCAAACCTGCCAACATGTGGAG GTAAATGCATCGCGACAAGAAAACAAGCTGCAGGAAGAGTGTGACCTGCTGATTAATATCATACAGCAGCGAAGACAAATCATAGCTACCAAGATAAAGGAGGGCAAG TCTGTGAGGCTGAGGAAGCTAGCCCAGCAGATAGCCGGCTGCAAGCAGTGCATTGAGAGGTCCTCCTCGCTCATCACCCAGGCTGACCAAACCCTCAAGGAGACAGACCACGCTCGCTTTCTTCAGACAGCTAAAAGTATCTGCGAGAG AGTGTCTATGGCAACAGCATCCTCCCAAATCCTGTTACCAGAAATTAACCTGAATGACACATTTGATACTTTTGCTTTGGACTTCACAAGGGAGAAGAAAATGCTAGAAAGCTTAGATTACCTCACAG CGCCAAATCCACCAGTAATCCGCGAGGAACTCTGTACAGCTTCATATGACACGATCACGGTTCACTGGACATCAGATGATGAATTCTCTGTTGTATCATACGAGCTACAGTATGCCATCTTCACCAGCCAATCTAATGTTGTCA GTTTGTGTAAATCTGCTGATAGCTGGATGATAGTACCAAACATCAAGCAAAATCACTACACGGTGCACGGACTCCAGTGTGGCACCAAGTACATTTTCATAGTGAAAGCAATAAACCAGGCTGGAACCCGCAGCAGTGAACCAGGGAAACTCAAGACAAACA GTCAGCCATTCAAACTGGAACCAAAGTCTGCTCACCGGAAGCTGAGGGTGTCCCATGACAACCTGACAGTAGAGAGGGATGAGACATCGTCCAAGAAGAGCCATAGTCAGGACCGCTTCTCCAGCCACAGCAGCTACGGTGTCACGGGAAATGTCTACATCGACAGTGGGCGCCATTACTGGGAGGCTCTGATTGGGGGAAGCACATG GTTTGCAGTAGGAATTGCGTACAAGTCAGCGCCGAAACACGAGTGGGTCGGCAAAAACTCAGCCTCCTGGGTAATGTCTCGCTGCAACAACTCATGGGTGGTGCGTCACAACAGTAAAGAGATTCCCATCGAGCCCTCTCCCCACTTGCGGCGTCTCGGGGTGTTGTTGGACTATGATTCTGGATCTCTGTCTTTTTATGACGCTGTTGGTTCTCAGCACTTGTATACGTTTGACATTGACTTTGCTCAGCCAGTCTGCCCTGTGTTCAATGTTTGGAACAGATGCCTAACAATCCTGAGTGGACTGCCTATCCCCGATCACTTAGAGGGAACAGACTACAATAACTGA